One window of the Candidatus Microbacterium colombiense genome contains the following:
- a CDS encoding NAD(P)H-binding protein yields the protein MARIVVLGGTGYAGRHIVSEGVSRGHAVIALSRSEPKDPVAGAAYVQGSALDIDSLAPALEGADAVVSALSPRGDMENSVLDALRDLAARLTGTETRLGVIGGAGGSLVAPGGPRLFDQGFPEEYKHEAQVGIDSLALLEESEESLDWFFVHPAEEFGPWAEGERTGHYRDGGDVIVRDADGKSFISGADLAVAVVDEIEQGNHHRERFTVGY from the coding sequence ATGGCTCGCATCGTCGTCCTCGGAGGGACCGGCTACGCCGGTCGTCACATCGTCTCGGAAGGGGTGAGCCGCGGGCACGCGGTGATCGCCCTCTCCCGTTCGGAACCGAAGGATCCGGTCGCGGGCGCCGCGTACGTGCAGGGCTCCGCGCTCGACATCGACTCCCTGGCTCCGGCGCTCGAAGGGGCGGATGCCGTCGTATCGGCGCTCTCGCCCCGCGGTGACATGGAGAACAGCGTGCTGGACGCTCTTCGTGACCTCGCCGCGCGTCTGACCGGCACGGAGACCCGGCTCGGCGTGATCGGCGGAGCCGGTGGCAGTCTGGTCGCCCCGGGCGGTCCTCGCCTGTTCGACCAGGGGTTCCCCGAGGAGTACAAGCACGAGGCGCAGGTCGGGATCGATTCGCTCGCGCTCCTGGAGGAGTCCGAGGAGTCGCTCGACTGGTTCTTCGTGCACCCGGCCGAGGAGTTCGGCCCGTGGGCGGAAGGCGAGCGCACGGGGCATTACCGCGACGGCGGCGACGTGATCGTGCGCGACGCCGATGGCAAGTCGTTCATCTCCGGCGCCGACCTCGCGGTCGCGGTCGTGGATGAGATCGAGCAGGGCAACCACCACCGCGAGCGCTTCACCGTCGGTTACTGA
- the rlmB gene encoding 23S rRNA (guanosine(2251)-2'-O)-methyltransferase RlmB, with amino-acid sequence MAKPQRPGASNGKKKGPSKGTGGLGRKALEGRGPTPKAEDRAWHPAGKRKAAAERYAASGGKGRPGGGRPASGSNPNRAPKAKAGDDTENVTGRNSVLEALRAKIPATAFYIAQRVEMDDRVKEMLSIATNRGIPVLEVTRPELDRMAGFDGVHQGVAIKVPPYEYAHPQDLLEKVIGRGDVPLFVALDGITDPRNLGAIIRSTAAFGGHGIILPQRRSAGVNSAAWKTSAGAVARTPVALATNLTTQLKDFKKQGVFVLGLDGDGDVSLPALQLADRPVVIVVGSEGKGLSRLVAETCDQIVSIPISASTESLNAGIATSVALYQVATMRAAK; translated from the coding sequence ATGGCTAAGCCACAGCGCCCCGGCGCAAGCAACGGCAAGAAGAAGGGCCCCAGCAAGGGCACGGGCGGACTCGGCCGCAAGGCTCTCGAAGGCCGCGGACCCACGCCCAAGGCGGAGGATCGCGCCTGGCACCCCGCCGGCAAGCGCAAGGCCGCGGCCGAGCGCTACGCCGCGTCGGGCGGAAAGGGCCGACCCGGCGGGGGACGCCCGGCATCCGGGAGCAACCCGAACCGCGCGCCCAAGGCCAAGGCGGGGGATGACACCGAGAACGTCACCGGTCGCAACTCGGTGCTCGAGGCGCTGCGTGCGAAGATCCCGGCAACGGCGTTCTACATCGCCCAGCGCGTCGAGATGGACGACCGCGTGAAGGAGATGCTCTCGATCGCCACGAACCGTGGCATCCCGGTGCTCGAGGTCACGCGCCCCGAACTCGACCGCATGGCCGGCTTCGACGGTGTGCACCAGGGCGTCGCGATCAAGGTGCCGCCCTACGAATACGCACACCCGCAGGATCTGCTCGAGAAGGTCATCGGCCGGGGCGATGTGCCGCTGTTCGTCGCGCTCGACGGCATCACCGATCCGCGCAACCTGGGAGCCATCATCCGCTCCACCGCCGCTTTCGGCGGACACGGCATCATCCTGCCGCAGCGTCGCTCGGCCGGTGTGAACTCCGCCGCCTGGAAGACGAGCGCCGGCGCCGTCGCGCGGACCCCCGTCGCGCTGGCGACCAACCTCACCACGCAGCTCAAGGACTTCAAGAAGCAGGGCGTGTTCGTGCTCGGCCTCGACGGCGACGGCGACGTCTCGCTGCCGGCGCTGCAGTTGGCCGACCGCCCCGTGGTGATCGTGGTCGGCTCGGAGGGCAAGGGGCTGTCGCGCCTCGTCGCCGAGACCTGCGATCAGATCGTCTCGATCCCGATCTCCGCGTCCACCGAGTCGCTGAACGCCGGCATCGCGACCTCGGTCGCGCTGTACCAGGTCGCGACCATGCGCGCCGCGAAGTGA
- the cysS gene encoding cysteine--tRNA ligase — protein MTLRLHDTRAQRLRDFVPLDPGNVTMYVCGPTVQSGPHIGHVRAALSFDLLRRWLQHRYGRVTFVRNVTDIDDKVLANATDTEPWWALAYRIEQEFTGAYAGVGILPPTYEPRATASIPQMQELIGTLIERGHAYPAPDGSGDVYFDVRSWSEYGALTHQSVDAMEAAEDADPRGKRNPQDFALWKGAKPDEPADATWSSPWGQGRPGWHIECSAMAKRYLGSAFDIHGGGLDLRFPHHENELAQSAAAGDDFANHWVHNGLVTVDGQKMSKSLGNFTLAADVLSAHDALVVRYALAAAHYRSSLDLTESSWDEAGAALGRIATFVARVRRSLPGAPEESREGVVPDAFADAMDDDLGVPQALAVVHETVRRGNSAIDAADHDLAWTAFTELDAMLRVLGFDELMSSGGDLAEHRTLDALVQTMIGQRAQARADRDWASADRIRDAIAAAGIVLEDTADGTHWSIDG, from the coding sequence GTGACACTCCGACTCCACGACACCCGCGCGCAGCGACTGCGCGACTTCGTGCCGCTCGACCCGGGAAACGTCACGATGTATGTCTGTGGTCCGACGGTGCAGTCGGGACCCCACATCGGACACGTCCGCGCGGCGCTCAGCTTCGATCTTCTGCGACGCTGGCTCCAGCACCGGTACGGGCGGGTCACGTTCGTCCGCAACGTGACCGACATCGACGACAAGGTGCTCGCGAACGCCACGGACACAGAGCCGTGGTGGGCGCTCGCGTACCGCATCGAGCAGGAGTTCACGGGTGCCTATGCAGGCGTCGGCATCCTTCCCCCGACGTACGAGCCGCGTGCGACCGCGTCGATCCCGCAGATGCAGGAACTCATCGGCACGCTCATCGAGCGCGGTCATGCGTACCCGGCGCCGGACGGATCCGGGGATGTGTACTTCGACGTGCGCTCCTGGAGCGAGTACGGCGCACTCACACACCAGTCCGTCGACGCCATGGAGGCGGCGGAGGATGCCGATCCCCGCGGCAAGCGGAACCCGCAGGACTTCGCGCTGTGGAAGGGCGCCAAGCCGGATGAGCCCGCCGATGCCACATGGTCGTCGCCCTGGGGCCAGGGTCGCCCGGGGTGGCACATCGAGTGCTCCGCGATGGCGAAGCGCTACCTCGGATCGGCGTTCGACATCCACGGCGGTGGCCTCGATCTGCGCTTCCCTCATCATGAGAACGAGCTCGCGCAGTCGGCCGCCGCGGGTGACGACTTCGCCAATCACTGGGTGCACAACGGTCTGGTGACGGTCGACGGCCAGAAGATGTCGAAGTCGCTGGGCAACTTCACCCTCGCCGCCGATGTGCTCTCCGCGCATGACGCCCTGGTCGTGCGCTACGCCCTGGCGGCGGCGCACTACCGCTCCAGCCTCGATCTCACCGAGTCGTCGTGGGACGAGGCGGGTGCGGCCCTCGGGCGCATCGCCACGTTCGTCGCGCGCGTGCGCCGTTCGCTCCCCGGCGCGCCGGAGGAGAGCCGGGAAGGCGTCGTGCCGGATGCGTTCGCCGATGCGATGGACGACGATCTCGGCGTGCCGCAGGCGCTCGCCGTCGTGCACGAGACGGTGCGGCGCGGCAACTCGGCGATCGACGCCGCCGATCACGACCTCGCGTGGACCGCGTTCACCGAGCTCGACGCGATGCTGCGCGTGCTCGGTTTCGACGAGCTCATGAGCAGCGGCGGAGACCTCGCCGAACACAGGACACTGGACGCTCTCGTCCAGACGATGATCGGCCAGCGTGCGCAGGCGCGCGCCGACAGAGATTGGGCGAGCGCCGATCGGATCCGCGATGCGATCGCGGCCGCAGGCATCGTCCTCGAAGACACCGCAGACGGAACTCATTGGAGTATTGATGGCTAA
- the ispD gene encoding 2-C-methyl-D-erythritol 4-phosphate cytidylyltransferase, which translates to MTMLPVPHTAIIVVAAGSGTRLDAGAPKAFVGIDAHSMLRHALDGVFAAAPAQVVIVAPSGYEGDAETEAREAAGDRGDLVRVVTGGATRQQSVSAGLAALWGEVTTVLVHDAARALTPSAQIDAVAAAVTDAVGVIPALPVVDTLKRVEGGAVTGAVDRSELAAAQTPQGFPRALLEAAYAAARESGIEYTDDAALFAAAGHAVRHIDGSARAFKITTPADLERARHLLAASAQGEVAPTSRARADVPRVGIGTDVHAFGGEGHLWLAGLEWPGEPALSGHSDGDAVAHAIVDALLGAAGLGDIGEHFGTAHPQYAGAHAEVFLARTRELLAEAGFSIGNVSAQFQGNRPRFSARRAEAEGVLSAALGGAPVALTATTTDGLGFPGRGEGIAVTAIAMVMPDDSRSR; encoded by the coding sequence GTGACCATGCTCCCCGTACCGCACACCGCGATCATCGTCGTCGCCGCAGGCTCAGGCACACGTCTCGACGCCGGAGCGCCCAAGGCGTTCGTCGGGATCGACGCTCACTCGATGCTGCGGCATGCCCTCGACGGGGTCTTCGCCGCAGCACCGGCTCAGGTCGTCATCGTCGCTCCGTCCGGCTACGAAGGTGATGCCGAGACCGAGGCGCGGGAAGCCGCGGGTGATCGGGGCGACCTCGTGCGGGTCGTCACGGGCGGCGCGACTCGGCAGCAGTCCGTGTCGGCAGGACTCGCGGCGCTCTGGGGCGAGGTCACGACGGTGCTCGTGCACGATGCGGCTCGAGCGCTCACGCCATCCGCGCAGATCGACGCGGTGGCGGCCGCGGTGACGGATGCTGTCGGCGTCATACCCGCCCTTCCGGTGGTCGATACGCTCAAGCGGGTCGAGGGCGGAGCAGTGACCGGTGCGGTGGATCGTTCCGAGCTCGCCGCGGCACAGACACCGCAAGGCTTCCCCCGGGCGCTTCTCGAAGCGGCCTATGCCGCCGCGCGGGAATCCGGCATCGAGTACACCGACGATGCCGCACTCTTCGCCGCCGCCGGGCACGCCGTGCGCCACATCGACGGATCCGCCCGGGCGTTCAAGATCACGACCCCTGCCGACCTGGAGCGCGCACGGCACCTGCTCGCCGCATCCGCTCAGGGCGAGGTCGCCCCCACCTCTCGCGCCCGTGCGGATGTGCCGCGGGTCGGCATCGGCACCGACGTTCACGCGTTCGGCGGAGAGGGGCACCTCTGGCTGGCCGGCCTCGAATGGCCGGGGGAGCCGGCGCTGTCCGGTCACTCCGACGGTGACGCCGTGGCCCACGCCATCGTGGATGCCCTGCTCGGAGCCGCGGGCCTCGGCGACATCGGCGAGCACTTCGGCACCGCGCATCCGCAGTACGCGGGCGCGCATGCCGAGGTCTTCCTGGCGCGCACCCGGGAACTGCTCGCCGAGGCCGGCTTCTCGATCGGGAACGTGTCGGCGCAGTTCCAGGGCAATCGCCCGCGGTTCAGCGCGCGCCGTGCCGAGGCGGAGGGAGTGCTGTCGGCCGCACTCGGAGGGGCGCCCGTCGCACTCACGGCCACCACGACCGACGGTCTCGGATTCCCGGGCCGCGGTGAGGGCATCGCGGTCACGGCGATCGCGATGGTCATGCCGGACGATTCACGGAGCAGATGA
- a CDS encoding CarD family transcriptional regulator, which produces MLFEVGETVVYPHHGAATIIEVKERIIKGEAKKYLKLNVTQGDLIIEVPAENVDLVGVRDVIGKEGLDNVFEVLRAPFTEEPTNWSRRYKANLEKLASGDVIKVSEVVRDLWRRDQDRGLSAGEKRMLAKARQILISELALAEKTDEDKAGALLDEVLAS; this is translated from the coding sequence ATGCTTTTTGAGGTTGGCGAGACAGTCGTCTATCCGCACCATGGCGCCGCGACCATCATCGAGGTCAAGGAACGCATCATCAAGGGTGAGGCGAAGAAGTACCTGAAGCTCAATGTCACCCAGGGTGACCTGATCATCGAGGTACCCGCAGAGAATGTCGACCTGGTCGGCGTCCGCGACGTGATCGGCAAGGAGGGTCTCGACAACGTGTTCGAGGTCCTGCGCGCACCGTTCACCGAGGAGCCCACCAACTGGTCGCGCCGCTACAAGGCGAACCTCGAGAAGCTCGCCTCCGGCGATGTGATCAAGGTCAGCGAGGTCGTCCGCGACCTGTGGCGCCGGGATCAGGACCGTGGACTCTCCGCGGGTGAGAAGCGGATGCTGGCGAAGGCTCGCCAGATCCTCATCTCCGAGCTCGCTCTCGCTGAGAAGACCGACGAGGACAAGGCGGGCGCGCTGCTCGACGAGGTCCTCGCGTCCTGA
- a CDS encoding DNA modification methylase, translated as MKSRLVASVALSALVLLSATGCTFISPQATKIEYSASDGVNISDADGPLVVRNAFIVANEDGSVGNFIGAVVNPTDERATLTIGIEGIDPLTVTVPAGDRISFGADADPLRIVGLDTMPGATIEMHFQSGDSLGVKTQVPVLDGALPYYADLVPSED; from the coding sequence GTGAAATCGCGCCTTGTTGCGTCTGTCGCCCTCAGCGCTCTCGTTCTTCTCAGCGCGACGGGATGCACGTTCATCTCGCCCCAGGCGACGAAGATCGAATACTCCGCCTCTGACGGTGTCAACATCTCCGACGCCGACGGCCCGTTGGTCGTCCGTAACGCCTTCATCGTCGCGAACGAAGACGGCTCGGTCGGCAACTTCATCGGCGCCGTCGTCAACCCCACCGACGAGCGAGCCACGCTCACCATCGGCATCGAAGGCATCGACCCGCTCACCGTCACGGTGCCAGCGGGCGACCGCATCAGTTTCGGCGCCGACGCCGACCCGCTGCGCATCGTCGGTCTCGACACGATGCCGGGTGCGACGATCGAGATGCACTTCCAGTCGGGCGATTCCCTGGGCGTCAAGACGCAGGTTCCCGTACTCGACGGAGCGCTGCCGTACTACGCCGACCTGGTCCCCAGCGAGGACTGA
- a CDS encoding response regulator transcription factor — protein sequence MTRILLVEDEPDLADPLAYLLRREGYEVEIAEDGPGALSAYRDRGADIVLLDLMLPGMPGTEVCRQIRSTSAVPIIMLTAKDSEVDIVVGLELGADDYITKPYSSRELLARMRAVLRRVVQADSEIDERVLDGGRVSLDIDRHTVSVAGSLINMPLKEFELLEVLMRNSGRVLTRGQLIDRVWGSDYFGDTKTLDVHIKRIRSRIEENPGEPVMLVTVRGLGYRFEG from the coding sequence ATGACCCGCATCCTTCTCGTCGAAGACGAGCCCGACCTCGCCGATCCGCTGGCCTACCTGCTGCGCCGGGAGGGGTACGAGGTGGAGATCGCCGAGGACGGCCCCGGTGCACTCTCCGCCTACCGCGATCGCGGGGCGGACATCGTGCTGCTCGACCTCATGCTCCCCGGTATGCCGGGCACCGAAGTCTGCCGGCAGATCCGCTCCACCTCGGCCGTGCCGATCATCATGCTGACGGCCAAGGACTCCGAGGTCGACATCGTCGTGGGTCTCGAGCTCGGCGCGGACGATTACATCACCAAGCCGTACTCGTCACGCGAGCTGCTCGCGCGCATGCGCGCGGTCCTGCGGCGCGTCGTGCAGGCCGACAGCGAAATCGACGAGCGCGTGCTCGACGGCGGCCGGGTGTCGCTCGACATCGATCGCCACACGGTCTCGGTGGCCGGATCCCTGATCAACATGCCCCTCAAGGAATTCGAACTCCTCGAGGTGCTGATGCGCAACTCAGGACGCGTTCTGACCCGCGGTCAGTTGATCGATCGCGTGTGGGGGAGCGACTACTTCGGCGACACCAAGACGCTCGACGTGCACATCAAGCGCATCCGCTCCCGCATCGAGGAGAACCCCGGTGAGCCCGTGATGCTCGTCACCGTGCGCGGTCTGGGCTATCGCTTCGAGGGCTGA
- a CDS encoding ATP-binding protein translates to MTPTQIALISLAAGVLIGVGVSLLVMWAYRARAKVELETSTVVPDGMTSVLDSMDDAACVVDSSGLVLAGSQAAARFGIEVGATLDNPELRQLVRDARAAGGTKTESLRITRGGLSLDPRLVSARASVIGARLALVIIRDVTEQERLDQMRRDFVANTSHELKTPVGAVSLLAEAIESAADDPAQVRIFASRISAEAGRLAQLTGRIMSLSRLQADDGLTDVGPVSIDEVIASSIEAHVVQADSAGVDLTRGGDRGVWVRGDAQILIEAVGNLVANAILYSPRSSRVGVGVRADGGVVEIAVSDQGIGIAEADRERIFERFYRADEARSRRTGGTGLGLSIVKHATQRHGGEVRLWSRPGRGSTFTIRLPRIDAPPTDDLGKKSKKKKKRARKAEKSAARLRNGERA, encoded by the coding sequence ATGACCCCGACGCAGATCGCGCTGATCTCCCTCGCCGCAGGCGTGTTGATCGGCGTCGGAGTCTCGCTCCTGGTCATGTGGGCGTACCGCGCCAGGGCGAAGGTGGAACTGGAGACCTCGACGGTCGTTCCCGACGGCATGACCTCGGTGCTCGACAGCATGGACGACGCGGCCTGCGTGGTGGATTCATCCGGACTGGTGCTCGCGGGGTCGCAGGCAGCGGCGCGCTTCGGCATCGAGGTCGGAGCGACGCTCGACAACCCAGAACTGCGACAGCTCGTGCGCGACGCCCGGGCAGCGGGTGGCACGAAGACCGAATCGCTGCGCATCACGCGCGGCGGGCTGAGTCTGGACCCCCGTCTGGTGTCGGCCAGGGCGAGTGTGATCGGCGCGCGCCTGGCGCTGGTGATCATCCGCGACGTCACCGAGCAGGAGCGTCTCGATCAGATGCGGCGCGATTTCGTCGCCAACACCAGCCACGAGCTGAAGACGCCGGTGGGTGCGGTGAGTCTGCTCGCCGAGGCCATCGAGTCGGCGGCCGATGATCCTGCCCAGGTGCGCATCTTCGCGTCCCGCATCTCGGCAGAGGCCGGACGTCTCGCCCAGCTCACCGGTCGCATCATGAGCCTCTCTCGTCTGCAGGCCGACGACGGGTTGACCGACGTCGGTCCCGTGTCGATCGACGAGGTGATCGCGTCGTCGATCGAGGCGCACGTGGTGCAGGCCGATTCGGCGGGCGTCGATCTCACGCGCGGCGGAGACCGCGGTGTGTGGGTGCGTGGCGATGCGCAGATCCTCATCGAGGCGGTGGGCAACCTCGTCGCGAACGCGATCCTGTACTCGCCCCGCAGCTCGCGCGTGGGCGTCGGTGTGCGCGCCGACGGGGGAGTCGTCGAGATCGCGGTGTCCGACCAGGGCATCGGGATCGCCGAGGCCGACCGCGAGCGCATCTTCGAGCGGTTCTACCGTGCTGATGAGGCGCGATCCCGGCGAACGGGAGGCACTGGCCTCGGACTGTCGATCGTGAAGCACGCCACCCAGCGCCACGGCGGAGAGGTGCGTCTCTGGTCGCGCCCCGGCCGGGGCTCCACGTTCACGATCCGACTTCCCCGGATCGATGCCCCGCCGACCGACGACCTGGGCAAGAAGAGCAAGAAGAAGAAGAAGCGCGCGCGCAAGGCGGAGAAGTCCGCCGCGCGCCTGCGAAACGGAGAGAGAGCATGA
- the phoU gene encoding phosphate signaling complex protein PhoU has protein sequence MREVFHQSLEDLQNRLVEIADLVTVSIDKATRAFATSDVALAEEVIADDAKIDELAVTLDEQAIEILARQQPVARDLRIVVTALRVSASLERMGDMSEHIAQLARLRFPERAIPKGLKGTFVKMGELDVEISRTLSELLRTQDLKFADQIRNADDDVDELHASVFEKVLSDNWKGEATATVDATLASRYHERFADHAVAIAKKMVYLATGDWQVDEADIALAVEQQELGHA, from the coding sequence ATGCGCGAAGTCTTCCACCAGTCCCTCGAGGATCTGCAGAACCGCCTCGTGGAGATCGCGGATCTCGTCACCGTCTCGATCGACAAGGCCACCCGCGCCTTCGCCACGAGCGACGTCGCGTTGGCCGAAGAGGTCATCGCCGATGACGCGAAGATCGACGAGCTCGCCGTCACACTCGACGAGCAGGCCATCGAGATCCTCGCCCGCCAGCAGCCGGTCGCCCGCGATCTGCGCATCGTCGTGACGGCGCTGCGCGTCAGCGCATCGCTCGAGCGCATGGGCGACATGTCCGAGCACATCGCGCAGCTCGCGCGACTCCGATTCCCCGAGCGCGCCATCCCGAAGGGTCTCAAGGGCACCTTCGTGAAGATGGGCGAGCTGGACGTCGAGATCTCGCGCACGCTGTCCGAACTGCTGCGCACTCAGGACCTGAAGTTCGCCGACCAGATCCGCAACGCGGACGACGACGTCGACGAACTGCACGCCAGCGTCTTCGAGAAGGTGCTCAGCGACAACTGGAAGGGCGAGGCGACGGCGACAGTCGACGCGACGCTGGCCAGCCGCTACCACGAGCGTTTCGCCGACCACGCCGTGGCCATCGCCAAGAAGATGGTGTACCTGGCGACCGGCGACTGGCAGGTCGACGAGGCCGACATCGCCCTCGCCGTCGAGCAGCAGGAGCTCGGGCACGCCTGA
- a CDS encoding phosphoglyceromutase has protein sequence MTATRTLILLRHGRSEWNELNLFTGWVDVRLNEQGEKEARRGGELLAESGILPDVLHTSLLSRAIQTANIALDAADRLWIPVTRSWRLNERHYGALQGKDKAQTLEEFGPEQFQLWRRSFDVPPPVLDDDSEFSQVGDPRYVGIDGEVPRTESLKLVIDRLLPYWESAIVPDLDAGKTVLVTAHGNSLRGLVKHLEGISDDDIAELNIPTGIPLVYELDENNVPTGPGRYLDPEAAAAGAAAVAAQGKK, from the coding sequence ATGACTGCGACGCGCACCCTGATCCTGCTCCGCCACGGCCGGAGCGAGTGGAACGAGCTGAACCTGTTCACCGGTTGGGTGGATGTCCGCCTCAACGAGCAGGGTGAGAAGGAGGCGCGCCGCGGAGGTGAGCTGCTCGCCGAGTCCGGCATCCTGCCCGACGTGCTCCACACGTCGCTGCTGAGCCGTGCGATCCAGACCGCGAACATCGCGCTGGATGCCGCCGACCGACTGTGGATCCCTGTCACGCGCTCCTGGCGGCTCAACGAGCGTCACTACGGTGCGCTCCAGGGCAAGGACAAGGCCCAGACGCTCGAGGAGTTCGGGCCCGAGCAGTTCCAGCTGTGGCGCCGTTCGTTCGACGTGCCGCCGCCCGTGCTCGACGACGACAGCGAGTTCAGCCAGGTCGGAGACCCCCGTTACGTCGGCATCGACGGTGAGGTTCCCCGCACGGAGTCGCTCAAGCTCGTCATCGACCGTCTGCTGCCCTACTGGGAGAGCGCGATCGTCCCCGACCTCGACGCGGGCAAGACGGTACTCGTCACCGCACACGGCAACTCGCTGCGCGGTCTCGTGAAGCACCTCGAGGGCATCAGCGACGACGACATCGCCGAGCTCAACATCCCGACCGGCATCCCGCTGGTGTACGAACTGGACGAGAACAACGTACCCACCGGTCCCGGCCGCTACCTCGATCCTGAAGCTGCTGCCGCCGGCGCTGCTGCGGTCGCCGCCCAGGGGAAGAAGTAA
- a CDS encoding class I SAM-dependent methyltransferase yields the protein MASSPVGRPTRGTTGTNRLRRNDRWIAASRAFLRAADPLVVDLGYGASGVTAFELATRLQRIRPDAEVRGLEIDPARVATANAQLIDVRAGRTPFPADLRVSFARGGFEVPLTDARRPAVIRAMNVLRQYDEADVAGAWRTVAARLAPDGLLVEGTCDEIGRVASWVDVRPDGAPARFTISLRLADLDEPSIVAERLPKALIHRNIPGERIHALLVDLDREWDRSAALSTFGATQRFLATVTALRAQGWPVIGGRSRWRLGELTLPWDAVAPQH from the coding sequence ATGGCGTCATCTCCTGTGGGCCGTCCCACGCGCGGCACGACCGGGACGAACCGACTCCGACGCAACGATCGCTGGATCGCCGCGAGTCGCGCCTTCCTGCGTGCGGCCGACCCGCTGGTCGTCGATCTCGGATACGGTGCGAGCGGGGTCACGGCATTCGAACTCGCGACCCGGCTGCAGCGCATCCGCCCGGATGCCGAGGTGCGCGGCCTCGAGATCGATCCGGCCCGGGTGGCCACCGCGAACGCACAGCTCATCGACGTGCGCGCCGGCCGGACGCCGTTCCCCGCCGACCTGCGCGTCTCCTTCGCACGCGGGGGCTTCGAGGTGCCGCTGACGGATGCTCGCCGACCGGCGGTGATCCGGGCGATGAACGTGCTGCGTCAGTACGACGAGGCCGATGTCGCCGGCGCCTGGCGCACGGTCGCCGCCCGTCTCGCGCCGGACGGCCTTCTCGTGGAGGGCACGTGCGATGAGATCGGACGCGTGGCGAGCTGGGTGGATGTGCGCCCCGACGGCGCCCCCGCGCGCTTCACGATCTCGCTCCGGCTCGCCGATCTCGACGAGCCGAGCATCGTGGCCGAGCGGCTCCCGAAGGCCTTGATCCATCGCAACATCCCGGGTGAGCGGATTCACGCACTGCTCGTCGACCTCGACCGTGAATGGGATCGCTCCGCCGCGTTGTCCACGTTCGGCGCCACGCAGCGATTCCTCGCCACGGTGACGGCGCTGCGCGCGCAGGGGTGGCCGGTGATCGGCGGGCGCTCGCGCTGGCGTCTGGGTGAGCTGACGCTTCCCTGGGACGCCGTCGCGCCGCAGCACTGA